A section of the Solitalea canadensis DSM 3403 genome encodes:
- a CDS encoding HD domain-containing protein: MLYLDTIYGEIEIEKLLSSLINTKPFQRLKNIHQGGAIIIANSALNNTRFEHSIGVMILIKKLGGSIEEQIAGLLHDISHTAFSHLIDYVLELDDENYHERIYSDVVSHSEIKILLTEHNLSIETFLDLEKFTILEYPLPSLCADRIDYALRDLYKLELISKEDINWFLEGLTLSSNRIVLKDLKYAKWFKEKYTYLVEEYFNGKQNSESNQFMKSLIRNYYDAQLITKEDFDKDDFYLLSKIEKLANENIYEMYNNWLAKDTDKQPLKTKKRIIDPEILLGQQIVKLSQIEQ; this comes from the coding sequence TAGAAATTGAGAAACTGTTATCATCGTTAATAAATACCAAACCTTTTCAACGTTTAAAAAACATACATCAAGGTGGAGCTATAATAATTGCTAACTCTGCTCTCAATAATACCCGGTTTGAACATTCAATCGGAGTTATGATATTAATAAAGAAACTTGGAGGCAGTATCGAAGAGCAGATTGCAGGTTTGTTGCACGACATTTCACATACTGCTTTTTCTCATTTGATTGATTATGTTCTGGAGCTTGATGATGAAAATTATCACGAACGTATATATAGCGATGTAGTATCCCATTCAGAAATTAAAATCCTATTGACTGAGCATAATTTAAGTATTGAAACTTTCCTGGATTTGGAAAAGTTTACCATTCTGGAATATCCTCTTCCCAGCCTATGTGCCGACAGAATTGATTATGCTTTAAGAGACCTTTATAAATTAGAATTAATATCAAAAGAAGATATAAACTGGTTTTTAGAGGGATTAACATTGAGTAGTAACAGAATTGTACTGAAGGATTTAAAATATGCTAAATGGTTCAAAGAAAAGTACACTTATTTAGTTGAAGAATACTTCAATGGAAAACAGAATAGCGAATCAAATCAATTTATGAAGAGCCTGATAAGAAACTATTACGATGCTCAATTAATAACAAAAGAGGATTTTGATAAGGATGATTTTTATCTCCTATCAAAAATTGAAAAACTCGCTAATGAAAATATTTATGAAATGTATAATAACTGGCTTGCTAAGGATACTGATAAGCAGCCGTTAAAAACAAAGAAACGAATAATAGACCCCGAAATACTTTTAGGGCAACAAATTGTAAAACTCTCCCAAATAGAACAATAG